A single Paenibacillus sp. FSL R5-0517 DNA region contains:
- a CDS encoding polysaccharide deacetylase family protein: protein MVNIAMVEQESVREKVVAFTFDDGPHPVYTPQVLEIFRRAGGQATFFMIGQEIEAHSEIAAEVHREGHEIANHTYTHPDLTKLTLEEAGEELQRAEHLVQEVTGQPARSFRPPYFGVNDDILSLAAERGYRMIGAVNGDAKDWDNPGVEHIVEHTRSAVKPGSVLIFHDGYGDRSQTVEAVRVLVEELVTEGYRLVTVSELLDISREQDEKIT, encoded by the coding sequence ATGGTCAATATCGCGATGGTAGAGCAAGAGTCTGTTCGGGAAAAGGTTGTGGCGTTTACGTTTGATGATGGGCCGCATCCGGTGTATACACCTCAAGTTCTTGAGATATTCCGTCGTGCCGGTGGGCAGGCGACGTTTTTCATGATTGGCCAAGAGATAGAGGCTCATTCGGAGATTGCGGCGGAGGTACACCGTGAAGGGCATGAGATCGCAAACCATACATACACGCATCCGGACCTGACCAAGCTGACGCTGGAGGAAGCCGGGGAAGAGTTGCAACGCGCAGAACATCTTGTTCAAGAAGTTACGGGGCAACCTGCCCGCAGCTTCCGACCGCCGTATTTTGGCGTAAACGATGATATATTGTCTCTGGCAGCGGAACGCGGATATCGCATGATTGGTGCGGTCAACGGTGATGCGAAAGATTGGGATAATCCTGGCGTTGAGCATATCGTGGAGCATACCCGGTCTGCGGTGAAACCCGGCAGTGTGCTGATATTCCATGACGGGTACGGAGACCGTTCCCAGACGGTGGAGGCGGTACGTGTTCTGGTGGAGGAACTGGTCACAGAAGGGTATCGATTGGTGACGGTGAGTGAGCTGCTGGACATTTCTCGTGAACAGGATGAAAAGATAACATAA
- a CDS encoding mechanosensitive ion channel domain-containing protein: MDFIKNQLEELGMSGPSIGYLSNIIMIIFIALISILANVIAKRVVLKTVHRIVSNNRFKWGHIVVQKNLFQKLSHLVPAIIIYYSAYIFPSYQTIIEKAAMTYMIVIMITVMNALLNVFDDIYRTYEVSKIRPIKSYIQVAKIVLFIIGGIIVISSLIGQNPLIILSGLGALSAVLMLVFKDSILGLVAGVQLSSNDMVRVGDWIEMPKYNADGDVIDITLNTVKVMNFDKTITMIPSYALISDSFRNWRGMQVSGGRRIKRSIYIDISSIRFCTEEMVAEFEKIHYLTDYVTSKLKEIQAYNMEHQVNTESNVNGRQLTNIGVFREYIHQYLRNHPKINKDMTMIVRQLAPEDRGLPLEIYAFSNDINWGVYENVQADIFDHIFAVASTFGLRAFQNPTGHDIVQLKEDKQLVREY, translated from the coding sequence ATGGACTTTATCAAAAATCAACTAGAAGAACTCGGCATGAGTGGACCCTCCATTGGTTATCTTTCAAACATCATTATGATTATTTTTATCGCACTAATCTCGATATTGGCGAATGTGATTGCCAAGCGAGTGGTACTGAAGACGGTGCATCGTATTGTAAGTAATAACCGTTTCAAGTGGGGCCACATCGTGGTTCAGAAAAATTTATTTCAGAAGCTGTCGCATCTTGTGCCGGCTATTATTATCTATTATTCGGCTTATATTTTCCCGTCTTATCAGACCATAATTGAAAAAGCAGCAATGACCTACATGATTGTCATCATGATCACGGTAATGAATGCATTGCTTAATGTATTCGATGATATCTATCGTACCTATGAGGTGTCGAAGATTCGCCCAATCAAGAGCTACATTCAGGTAGCCAAGATCGTTCTGTTCATTATCGGGGGCATTATCGTCATCTCCAGCCTGATTGGACAAAATCCGCTCATTATCCTCAGTGGACTTGGTGCATTATCGGCGGTATTGATGCTCGTATTCAAAGACTCGATCCTTGGCCTCGTGGCTGGTGTACAGCTATCGTCGAACGATATGGTGCGTGTTGGTGACTGGATCGAGATGCCAAAGTATAATGCAGACGGGGACGTTATCGACATTACACTGAACACAGTGAAAGTGATGAATTTTGATAAAACGATTACGATGATTCCAAGCTATGCCCTCATATCGGACTCGTTCCGGAACTGGAGAGGCATGCAGGTGTCCGGTGGCAGAAGAATTAAGCGGAGCATCTATATCGACATCAGCAGTATTCGTTTTTGTACGGAAGAGATGGTGGCTGAATTTGAGAAGATTCATTACCTGACGGATTATGTCACTTCCAAACTTAAAGAAATTCAAGCGTACAACATGGAGCATCAGGTGAATACTGAAAGCAACGTGAACGGCAGACAGCTCACAAATATCGGTGTATTCCGGGAATATATCCATCAATATTTGAGGAACCATCCGAAGATCAATAAAGATATGACGATGATTGTGCGACAATTAGCACCGGAAGATCGCGGGCTGCCTCTGGAAATCTATGCATTCAGCAATGATATCAACTGGGGTGTATATGAGAACGTTCAGGCGGATATCTTTGACCATATCTTCGCGGTGGCGTCAACTTTTGGACTGCGGGCCTTCCAGAATCCAACTGGACATGACATTGTGCAACTGAAAGAGGATAAACAATTGGTGCGAGAGTACTAG